The genome window acttccagggatggtgactccaccacttccttggCCAATATCAAGGTTCCCTGTTTCCCTCCAGTTTCTGTGCTGAGTGTCAACTCCAGGGTGTACCTTATTCCGAAACCCCTGGGTTTGGAGGGGAATGAGGATTAAGTGAACCCTGCCTGAATCTTTCTTTTGTGCTCATCTGTGCCATTCGTGTACCGTGGAAAGTTCCAATGTCTGTTTCTGTTCATGCCAGGTGACTGAAACTGCAGATTGCAGTGTAAAGTCTTGACAAGATCGGCAACAATTTGTGCGAAGACAGAAGTTTGTGCCAGGGGATTCCAATGCCTCCAACAATGTACCAATAAAGCACCTATAAGCTAGTGGACATTTGCACCATGGGGAAAATTAGTGAAGGAttccagaataaaataattttgaaccGCAATTCCCACACTTATTGAACTATTTCACAATGGAAATGCAAAAGGACACTGTGGACATCACAATATTGGTTATAATTAATGGTATAAACCAAGAATACTCAATTTAAGAcctaaaagtgagaaaacactACCCTATTCCTGTGTCCATGATTATAAACTCCTCACTTGGAGCTGAACTAAAtttgagcagagccagggctgtccCTTCTGGATGTCACCACATTTGAGAGACCAGCCAAGCAAACTGAATGTCATGTTACCTCCTAACCTGGACACCTGGGATTAAACTGCTTCTGTTTTGGCCAAACCCATTACTGAAGCAGGAATAATCCATTATTATTCCAGCATTTTACTCTCTGTAGTTTCAAATTTGTTTAAACTGATATTACAGACCTActggtggtttgggtttttattttcctttctaggTGTAACTCCCACCAAGCAGAATGTGGGCTTTTGAATGATTATCACAGGGTGATTTTTAAGACTTTAGTTTGtcagcatttatttaaatttttcctcaGATTATACTGCTTGCAAAACCTTGGCCTATTTTACAACTTAGATGCTGATACATATTCAATTTAAATACCATTCACCTGAGCCTTTATCTTGCTTTATTCATGCATTGAAAAAATCATACAAGGACAGCAAGAAAGAACCTCAGAGAGATTTATACCTACTAGGTTTTAGAAACTTTCTATCGTGACTAACCTCACCAGGACTCTCAGGCTGGTTaccagctctgcagtgtgaaCTGAGCAGGAATTTTCCTCCTCAGACTTTCCAAACTATCATGCCTTGTGTGTAACATCAGTGCTCCTGTCCACCACACTTGTTATAGCATCTGATGAATCCGGGGGGTACTGAAGCAAACGGGCCCATGCAGGCAGTCCTAATCCCGAGAGTTAACTTGTCTTAATTTTGcttcaaatgtatttaaataggcagtatttgcttttttaaactgATCACCCTGAGCCATCAAGGAACATGCCTGTGTGGTTAATAACTGGCATGGCACAGCTGTGTCTCATACGTCAGAGAAGAGATTTCCTTGGGAATGTGCAAACAGCATTCCCAGAGAGTGGGAGCAGCACTTGCCTAAGGAAGAAAGGAGACGACCCTTTGTCATGGTCACCTAGCAAACCTCCAGGAGAGAGCTGGAGCCAGTGCTAGAGGAAGCTGCAAACACACCTGAGAACAGCCAGGAGCAAGAAAATAACTGCTTGAACAGATTGGGGAAAGAAAACCCGAGCTGCCCTCCTGGCTTTGGACTTGGCAGGAGAATGTTTTCCCTCCTACTGTAGCAACAGTAAAAATCAGCGGTATCTTAATCTTTTGAGTAAAGCTTAGACTTGTCGTTTGGAAGGAGTGGCTGCTGATAAGCAGTTAGTGCTGGGGTCAGTAACTGCTGTGCCCGCCCTAAGGCTCCATGAGGAGGACCTGGGAAATGCACATTGAGAGTCTGAAAGGGAGATGGAGGATCCCTGCGGGCAGCTCTGACCCACCAAAAAGACCCACAAAATGCCCGAATTTCTCACACACTTGTTACGAAGTAGCTTCACGTGCTcattctgtgcctgctgccctgcactctGGGGATTCACTGTCTGGGCAAGGGCAgcttcctgctccccaggcttgcagcaggaaggcagtccctgcagcaggaaagccaGGCAGTGTCAGTCTCTGCAGGCAGGAATGACAGCACTGAGCAAATCCCACAGACCAAACCTGCCTTCAGGGCTGTTCTGagtccctgagctgcaggtgaggcACAGGGCAGGCCGCCTGCGCAGGGGCTCCCCAGGTGTCTGGCAGCAAGGCTGCTGATCCAGGTGAAGCTGGTTGAAGGCTGAGCTGCCCAGAGAGTGCAGGAGGAAGGGCAAAGCTTTGTATCGCTGTTCATGGCCATTGACCAGGAATTGAGGATGGTTTGCTGCTGATGTGAGCTTGAGCATGTCCAGACTGGGGTACTGAGCAGAAGGACCTTGGGGACTGTACTCAGCTCCCTGCCTCTACCCACACCAgtgatgctgtgcagagccaggaaacCTTATGACGCAATGTCTAAGCAATATCAAACCTTAGCATTTATATTCTGTACTATTGATAAACTCCTTCAGTAATTTCTGATGTTTCATAGGACCTTTCTGATCCGTCTGTAGTTGAACATTTGGTACCTACTTTTGTGCGTAGAAACATACAGGGGTAATCCCATTTATAATCCATGTCTGTAATAGATAAAGCACACAGGCCTtggaaggtggaaaaaaaggataCCAAACCTCTTTTGCAACCATCTGCATATCTCATTTTTGCCTCAAACACATCAAGTCATAGTGTCATTCCCCACCAGATCAACCACGTTTTCCTTTCAGatctttctttcagtgtttccaCAGTTTCTGTCTGTGGCAGCAAAATGACAGACATGTTTTGCATACCCCTGATATTCTGCTGCACGGAAAAGTCcctttcacttttatttattgTACAAAAACGTAAAACAATTTCTTAATTGCGTTATAATTATGCAGAGTTGGACAGCTAGGCACAATGCAGCACTGTGTCAATAATTTATTACATCTTATGCCGTAATAGAACACTTTTACTATGAGCATTTGAGAACAACTTGGACCTTATACAGCATAATATATTTTGCTACGTAATAATGGAAAGGTGGATACTTAAGAAAGATATGTAGCTTGGAGGAAAACATACATGGAAGCAAATACCTCCTGCATCACCTATCTTCATATAAAACTTAAAACTAAATCAACATGTTATATTTAATGACCCCTTTTTATATATGCTTAGTTTCAAGAGCTAATCAGAAAGAAATCATATTACAGTGCAACTATTTACACCAAGATGGGGGCACACCAGAACACTGGGACTCTTTTGTCACATTTATGAATGGACAAAGCACATGGGAATTGGACAGAAATTCAGTCTCAAGAACAATGTTCAAGGAACAAACAGGTCATATCCACAGTTCGCTGATACCATCTCTATCCACTGCCTCGAAGCTAAAAGCACATCTCAAGGTGTAGAGGTATCATCTTCTCTGTCAGGGACTTCACCTGGAGTAAGTCCTGTGTTGCCACAGTGGCACAAGGCCTTAAAACCAGCTGTCTGACAGCATCCAAATGCTACTGAAATATGTCCATGGAGAGACATATAGAAACACTGGACTTATTGCTATATCCTTGTAAACATACTTACCCTAGGGGTAAGAAACCTAGTTAACCCTGTTTGAGGAGAAGTTATGTCCAATGTGTCATGTCACCTTTCCTAACATATTCACGTGAGCAACCGTTCTGCTACCTACAACCACACGACTCCACCACCATGTCCTCGTACTGCTTGTAGACCACATTGTTGGCAGAGTCAATGAAAAGGATGCTGATGGGACTCAGCCGGGTGGGCACACAGCAGGTCGGGGGGGTGGATTCGGGGTCCATGGAGTTCATCAGTGTCTGGATAACTGCATGGTTGGTGGGCTCCAGGTGGGACCGGAGGGGGAATTCACAGAGCCCTTCGCAGTGATACGCCTCGTACTCCAGAGGGGCTATTATCCAgtcatcccatcccatatcctTAAAATTCACATGGAGGGCTTTTCTGCTGCACCTTGCCTTCAGATTCTTGGTGGGCCTCTTCCCTTGCCGTGTTGCTAGAGGAGCTCTTCTCTTCCGCCTCTGGCTGAATAAGTACTCATAAACGGTTTTGTCATCTTGTCCGGATCTAGCTTTGATTTCATTGAAGAAtaagtctcttttttttgtccttccaAACACCAAGAAGAGAGCCTTTTCATTGACCTGTCTTCCTGTTCTATTAAATCCCACACTCCTGAGATCAACTGCTCTCCCCCTGTCAAAAGTTTCCAGTTCAAAACACAAGTTAACCAAGTTTTTAAAGCTTCTGAAAAGTTTCCAGATGTCAAACACTTCCCACTTGGGTGTATCGGTGATACTGACAGTACGAGAGTCCAAGAGTGTTGAGCTTTGTCTGTTTGTGGAGCAACTAAACAATTTTACTTGGGAAGTTTTTCCAGAAGAATGAGACTTCCATGTAtcagaaggtttttttctcaatattcgaagctctgctcccagcaaacCATCTTTTTCTAATGCACTGAtgtcaaaaatatatttttgttttcttatagCTGGTGTTCGCTCATCTAAAAAAagcacacagatttttaaatgtatatcAAGCACAGACCTTGTTCACTGTCACTTATTCAGTTTTTAATGGTTTTCAACAAATTTGCTCATAAGCCTTGAAGTTAGCCCACTGAACAGAAAGAGCAATTTTTGTCTAAGGGATTAGCTCCATGCAGGAACTCAGAAGAACTCAGGGACTCACCAGAGAAATGAGTTTCTGCATCTGCCCTGtggaaatctgatttctttcaCCAGTGGGCATTTTCTACCTTCAAAAAGTTGCGATTGGCCTGTTGTGATTAGCCAATtgaaaaataatactttttcaGGGCTGAGCATTCACAGGACCTGTTCACCACTTATATCCTACCTAAATTACTGAAACAGAGCTTCACTGGTGGCTGGCTCCAAACATGAGCAAATTTACCGTAAGATGATACAATAGTGAATTAGTCCCTTAAAACCAGCATCTCCAGGAACTGCCTGACACAAGGATAATTGCCTAATTAACTAAACCCCACATGATTCACCATTTTTcaaactgggaagaaaaacattccTCCCTTTATCCTGACTTTACATTTACATTTGCATTTACAGCTGGTGAGGAATATGGCTGAGCCAGCCTTCCAGTGACGTGACATTAACAGTGCCTTCCAGTGGCAAGCTGGGAACCTGAGGGCAGCACTTGTGAGCAGTGTatcccctccttcccagcagccaaGCTGTTAATGTAGAGGTGGCAAAAAAATCCAGTCCTGGTGAGTCTTTCATCACAATTCCTTAACCAGCTGTGTTGTTTCCTTGAGAATGTGACAAAACTCTTACAAATGTCACTGGAAGCAACATGGGGCTTCTAAAGCAGGGTGGTGGGGTGAACATCATTTGTTGGGAGGCTGATTATTTCTCCTGTGAAAGCAGACACTAGCCCAGATTTCCAAAAGTGTTTGGAACAGGAATGTTGAGCTGCAAGTTCTGGAGTTCTGGATGTTATTACCTTTGGTAGCCTGTGCTAAGCTGTGGGCTCCTTGGTAGTCCTTGAAAGTTTTAAGATAATACAGATACAGCCAGCCCACAGGATAATGACTCCTGGGTCTGCAGTGTAGTTCCTCAGATTCTACCTCGAACAAAACAGACTGGCCCTTTCATACAGaaacttgtgggttttttccacagaaTAGCTCTGTTCTTAGCATATTATATGTTTTAAGGCACACTACAATCTAATGTTAGCTGTTTCCATGAGCTAGTTTCCAGCTagctagaaagaaaataagataaaaatgtGAAAGGTTTTTAAACACCTAAGCATAAAAAGACTGATTGATTTTCAACAATATGCATCGAACATACCTCCTAAATGTTTTATTTGGCTGCCACACAACCATCTAGTTCTGTCTGTAAAGGAGTTTTCCAACATAAGGGAAGAGGGCAAAATCTGCAGCAGAGTGATGTGATTTCATTGACATTAAAAAGAGCTATTTGACTTTACCAAGTATGATTATTTTCCAATACCCTCTGCATTTATAAGCACACTCAGacatctctctctctgtccaCACTCACTCACACACAAGCTCCTTTCTTACCTTGTCCTTTGTCTATAAAGCTGGTTATAGTATTGGCAAGTCCAGCCTCCAGTTTTACACTTCCATTAACACCCTTTCTTTCTGCATCTGAGAGGGTCCTGTACAAAGAGAGCATGTATTCATGTGGCGTTATCGGGGGATGTCTGAAAGGTTCCTTAGCTTCCCTCTGGCTTACAGGCTCTTTagtctttttggttttgaaagaaTCACTGTCAGTACTGCTTGTGCCAGTTTTTTTCAAAGCCACCTTGCTGCTAAGATTTTGAACCTTTGGAGTCACTGTCCTCACTGAAGAAGGTCTGCTGGGGAGATGTCCTACCTTGCCCTCCGTGGCTGCTGCTCTTGAGGGAACCTTCTTTGAGTCACCGTTCTtggccagcagagctccagcctgaaCAGTACTGCTTTTAGTCCTGGCCTTTGAGGTCCCAGCACTGTATCCATGACTTGCAGTCCTCAGTGTACCTGCCCGTGCTGAGAGATTCgtctcctttccttctgctttcaaaaaacTTAGTTTAGATCCTGGATTACCCTGTCCTGCTTCAGAATTACTCAGCGCTCCAGGAACTAGATCCAGAGACAGCCAAGTCAAATGCCAAAGCAGTAAAGTGAGAAAATGCAGGATTTTCATCCTCTGGTCTTCCTCTGAATGCCActaaagaaaaaatcagaaaaggtTCCTCCAGTTTggcagaagaaaacatgaaagaaattaaaaaccacaGTTAGCAAAAATGGTTTTCGTTTGagattaaaacatttcaaatattgtTGTTCAATACTTGTATCCAGTCCCATAGTGGAAATGCTCATGTATTCAGATACGATCTCCCCTGACTTCAGTTAGCAGCTATAAAGAACTTGTTCTTGAAAAGAGAAAGTTTACCACCTCgttttcttctgtaaaactgACTGAAAACTTGAAGGAGTCTTGTTTAAATCCAagggtgcttttttttttttttttttccgagaaggaaggggggggggggggggggggggggggggggggggggggggggggggggggggggggggggggggggggggggggggggggggggggggggggggggggggggggggggggggggggggggggggggggggggggggggggggggggggggggggggggggggggggggggggggggggggggggggggggggggggggggggggggggggggggggggggggggggggggggggggggggggggggggggggggggggggggggggggggggggggggggggggggggggggggggggggggggggggggggggggggggggggggggggggggggggggggggggggggggggggggggggggggggggggggggggggggggggggggggggggggggggggggggggggggggggggggggggggggggggggggggggggggggggggggggggggggggggggggggggggggggggggggggggggggggggggggggggggggggggggggggggggggggggggggggggggggggggggggggggagggtgctttttttttttttttttccgagAAGGAAGAATGGCGTAATGCTGCCTCTGtgttaaaagttttttttaaagttttgagtTTTGAATCCtttccagtgaaaatatttcacacacAGAGGCCTGCAGGTGCTCAGAAATCTTTTACAAACCTGAACTCTGGAATTGGAAACGGAATTCCAACAAACCTATTTAATTACTCTCTGATGTCATGCTGTCTAAACTAATTTAACTgcaatatatttctttaaaaaaatcttctttacCCTTTTCATTAGCATGAGTCATACTCTGCCTCATGTGAAACAGCTCCACAGGCTCAAGACTCCAGAGGATGCCTTTTCAAGTGGCAGTATGACCTCTGCCTCAGCCCTCGATGAACTTCATGCTTAGATAGGACAAACTGCAAGATCAACAACTGAGAGCTGTCACACAGTCCACTGGACACACACATAAActaatttagaaataattcaTGTGGCTCTTTTTCCAGACAATGTAACAGTGGCTTCACTTCGTCCCCCAGTGACTGAAGGGCTGCGCTGTAATACAGGCGCTTAACGAGGGTAACATTTAATTTTACACAAACGCAACAGGGCCGTGCCTGCACTCAGTGTATTTTCGCTTATTTATTGCTGTGCTTAAAAAACACCCGCGTCAGCCCAGCTGAGAAGCAGCTCCCGCTGGAGAGGATGCCCCGCGGTGCAGCGGTGCAGCAGTGCGCCCTGCAGGCagccatcctcctcctcctcctcctcctcctcctcccgaGACTGCTCAACGCCGGCCTCTGGTTTAATCTTAGATGCAAaatgtcccagagctgctgaccCGGAGCCCTAGGAAGGTTGCAGATCAAAACCAGCGCTCCTCGGGGTCAGGGCTGTCCGGCGGCTTTCAGCCACCCAGAAGAGAGTGTAGAGCAAATGTGTCCTTCACAAGATACAAAAAATGAACTGTTGTTCTGAGTGAGCCTTCGGGAAAAGAGGCACTGGGCTGGACTCAGCAGGGACCCATTTCTCACCTAGAACTGATGCTAATCCCAGTCCTTCTCCTgcaattgtttttttctctgagctAAGATGAAAGGGAAAAGATACATCACTTTCAAGCTTGTTCTGTGTATGCTGTAGCATTCCCCAGCCACCCTGAGTGTCAGAAACATTGAACTGCTTTCATAAATAACAGTCTGCATGACATGAGGAGCTCTGAAtggtttgcttgttttgatGGAGGAACTGAAGGATAGAAAAGTTCGGTGATTTTGTAGATGTCACGAATAAGGTAGATTCAAATCATGATCCTCCTGATTTTGATCTAATGGTCCTTCCTCTGATGTCAGTTGTGCTTTTGATATTTCCCCACGAAATAAAGCAGCTTCTCTTGGGAGTTACCTCTGGGGAGATCATTCCCCAGCAGTCAGTCCACATCATCCCATGGCCCTCCCAGCCATGCCATCACTTTATCCTCCCCATATTGCCCACCTTTTTGCTGTGTGGTGTGCTGTGCTTGCCAGTAAGCCACAAAAGTAGCTAAATGTTGAGTTTCCACTTTTAATCTATTCAGCTTCCAGTTTTTCAACTGGAATTTGTAAGAATTTAATATCTTTAAAAGGTCATTTACTCTATCAAGCTTGGCTGAAGATTTGCAAACAGATTTACAAATCATTTAAGAGATGGATGTAAAAGAGCAGGAGGTTGGACAATGTGATTACGTGGGCCTTGTCTTAGTAAATCAGATTAAAGCATGATTGTTCATATATTAAAGGAGTGTTCACGTGTCTCAGATTAAAATGTCTTAGTGGTCTGGACAGAGctagacagaaagaaaaaggaaaagcaagcaaaacagGGTGTGCAAACTAATCTCTTTAAACAAGGCTCTCTTGAAGCAAACCCCATCTCAGTGCTTGGAGCCACAGGAGCACAGGTACTGTAGAGTGAACTGAGCCCAAAGACCCCAGAGTAGAATGCTGACCTTGAACAAGACGCACGGACTGGGGGGTTCCTATAAACCCTGCACCAAAATGGAGTTATTCCAGCTGGCTAAACTCAAGCTCCACTGGTATCTTCAATACGTAGCTAGAAACCCTCCTGCTGGCGAGGCTTTGTGCACAGGACACAGTGGAAGCAGTGCGAGCCTCTCACTGCTCACCAGCAGCCAAATCTCTGTGCACTCTGtggctgggctcctgcagcccaccTGTCCTTCTCGGCCtgctctgtgacagcagctgctccctctcacGGGGCGTGCAGGGCTTTGAGAAGGGAGGGTCACCCGCGGCCCTGCTCCCTGGAAGCGCACTGACTCCTGTTCTCCAGATCCTGACATCGTGCCTACGTGAGCTGGGACGCTTCCTTAGACAATCTCAGCGAGCCCTTCTGGATATCCAGCCTGGTCTAGAGGAAGGGATCACTCTGGGGAGCCAGAGGAAGGTTTCCTAGTGTTGAAAACATTGCCACTCCCTGAGGACGAACGGCTCTGTTGCATATGTGATGCCAAAggttagaattttttttctgctgcaaaggTGAAGCTGTACATGGAAGTCTTTATTCTAGTGATCTAACAGGAATTTTATTGCCCTTTCCCAGGTGGATTAATTTCTAGAAAGGATTTACAGGATTGAGTATATATACTCCATATATTTGGCCATTTGCTGACACATTATTCTGCTTATTGAAACTAATTATCATTCTATTTCTGTGAGGATATTTTGACCTCTGCATCATAGCTCTTGGagaactgttttttaaaagcatgaaattGTAATTTTAGGAAGGAACTTAACAGCTCTGCgcttttcaaaaggaaagaattacACAAAATTTTCAGATGTTATAATAAAGCTTGTCTTCGGCCAGAGCAAAACAAATGTAATGATGTTTCCACTTCCATGTGAAGGtggcataattttaaaatgctgtactACAATGTTGTGATGTTAAATAAAAGATATGAAGTCCAAAGAAATAATTATGTCATTGGTTATGAAGAAACTTGCCTACACCTGCAAAGAGTAGTGACCTACAAagcacagaatcatagaaacatggaatatcctgagtgggagcgttatttttgtttcttgattCCACAGATTCCCCCAACCCTGAATTaagtggaaattatttttttcctaatttttggTACCTCTGCCTATTACCAGTTCTAAAAATTCAGCGTTTGTTTCAAGCTTCTTCAAGCCTATTCACTAACAGTCCCTCCATTTGGTGTACAATGTTAATTAGCCCGAGGTGTGTTTGATAGGTATTGTTTATCTTTGCAATAGAAGCATGTTTAGATGATTCAAGATTTGAGAGAGATTCAGAGATCCAAAATTACTTAACTAACCAGAGAGAATTTTGGCGGCAATTCATTTattctacatttaaaaaaaaaaaacaacagaatgtCAGTCACGACGCATTCAGACACACGGGAAAAACAGGGTCTGAAAACAAGCCAGTGTTATTCAGCAGCCCAACACAAAATGAAACGTATTTTTAGCGATGAGGTTAACTCCCAGAACAATTCCCGATGAAACGCGGACGGTTCACTACCACTGTTTGTTCTGATTAAATTCCCTGCCGCAGCGCCAGCAGGCCCGGCCgcgggaagggagggaagggccgGCcgagggaagggaggggaagggccCGGACgcgggaagggagggaagggcccGGACgcgggaagggagggaagggcccGGACgcgggaagggagggaagggcccGGACgcgggaagggagggaagggcccGGACgcgggaagggagggaagggcccGGACgcgggaagggagggaagggcccGGACgcgggaagggagggaagggcccGGACgcgggaagggagggaagggcccGGACgcgggaagggagggaagggcccGGACgcgggaagggagggaagggcccGGACgcgggaagggagggaagggcccGGACgcgggaagggagggaagggcccGGACgcgggaagggagggaagggcccGGACgcgggaagggagggaagggcccGGACgcgggaagggagggaagggcccGGACgcgggaagggagggaagggcccGGACgcgggaagggagggaagggcccGGACgcgggaagggagggaagggcccGGACgcgggaagggagggaagggcccGGACgcgggaagggagggaagggcccGGACgcgggaagggagggaagggcccGGACgcgggaagggagggaagggcccGGACgcgggaagggagggaagggcccGGACgcgggaagggagggaaggccCGGCCgcgggaagggagggaagggccgGCcgagggaagggaggggggggggggggggggggggggggggggggggggggggggggggggggggggggggggggggggggggggggggggggggggggggggggggggggggggggggggggggggggggggggggggggggggggggggggggggggggggggggggggggggggggggggggggggggggggggggggggggggggggggggggggggggggggggggggggggggggggggggggggggggggggggggggggggggggggggggggggggggggggggggggggggggggggggggggggggggggggggggggggggggggggggggggggggggggggggggggggggggggggggggggggggggggggggggggggggggggggggggggggggggggggggggggggggggggggggggggggggggggggggggggggggggggggggggggggggggggggggggggggggggggggggggggggggggggggggggggggggggggggggggggggggggggggggggggggggggggggggggggggggggggggggggggggggggggggggggggggggggggggggggggggggggggggggggggggggggggggggggggggggggggggggggggggggggggggggggggggggggggggggggggggggggggggggggggggggggggggggggggggggggggggggggggggggggggggggggggggggggggggggggggggggggggggggggggggggggggggggggggggggggggggggggggggggggggggggggggggggggggggggggggggggggggggggggggggggggggggggggggggggggggggggggggggggggggggggggggggggggggggggggggggggggggggggggggggggggggggggggggggggggggggggggggggggggggggggggggggggggggggggggggggggggggggggggggggggggggggggggggggggggggggggggggggggggggggggggggggggggggggggggggggggggggggggggggggggggggggctcggggctCGGGGCGGGGAGGCTCTGGGAGCG of Ficedula albicollis isolate OC2 chromosome 20, FicAlb1.5, whole genome shotgun sequence contains these proteins:
- the GDF5 gene encoding growth/differentiation factor 5 isoform X2 → MDTVLGPQRPGLKAVLFRLELCWPRTVTQRRFPQEQQPRRARTLSDAERKGVNGSVKLEAGLANTITSFIDKGQDERTPAIRKQKYIFDISALEKDGLLGAELRILRKKPSDTWKSHSSGKTSQVKLFSCSTNRQSSTLLDSRTVSITDTPKWEVFDIWKLFRSFKNLVNLCFELETFDRGRAVDLRSVGFNRTGRQVNEKALFLVFGRTKKRDLFFNEIKARSGQDDKTVYEYLFSQRRKRRAPLATRQGKRPTKNLKARCSRKALHVNFKDMGWDDWIIAPLEYEAYHCEGLCEFPLRSHLEPTNHAVIQTLMNSMDPESTPPTCCVPTRLSPISILFIDSANNVVYKQYEDMVVESCGCR
- the GDF5 gene encoding growth/differentiation factor 5 isoform X1 translates to MKILHFLTLLLWHLTWLSLDLVPGALSNSEAGQGNPGSKLSFLKAEGKETNLSARAGTLRTASHGYSAGTSKARTKSSTVQAGALLAKNGDSKKVPSRAAATEGKVGHLPSRPSSVRTVTPKVQNLSSKVALKKTGTSSTDSDSFKTKKTKEPVSQREAKEPFRHPPITPHEYMLSLYRTLSDAERKGVNGSVKLEAGLANTITSFIDKGQDERTPAIRKQKYIFDISALEKDGLLGAELRILRKKPSDTWKSHSSGKTSQVKLFSCSTNRQSSTLLDSRTVSITDTPKWEVFDIWKLFRSFKNLVNLCFELETFDRGRAVDLRSVGFNRTGRQVNEKALFLVFGRTKKRDLFFNEIKARSGQDDKTVYEYLFSQRRKRRAPLATRQGKRPTKNLKARCSRKALHVNFKDMGWDDWIIAPLEYEAYHCEGLCEFPLRSHLEPTNHAVIQTLMNSMDPESTPPTCCVPTRLSPISILFIDSANNVVYKQYEDMVVESCGCR